Proteins co-encoded in one Papaver somniferum cultivar HN1 chromosome 5, ASM357369v1, whole genome shotgun sequence genomic window:
- the LOC113280525 gene encoding uncharacterized protein LOC113280525, translated as MQQTTTMLKFTPTFHPPNRIIKKPQTHFTNFPNIHKITNNKPFQITNSPNINMTTNNKPFHISSCSKKDNADANSVLKKDAPKNSTLTSEKELQLSVSSAFEPIFSAVKWVFSSLTKLVSPYTSTSKFNVKHDQLLSEHTGKEIVGVVQHVVRDHDGLLEMTVLCEHGLLKNLKISSSDVVNQTLFNEEENEKMWRI; from the exons ATGCAGCAGACTACAACAATGTTAAAGTTCACTCCAACTTTTCATCCTCCTAATAGAATAATCAAGAAACCCCAAACTCACTTCACCAATTTTCCCAACATACACAAGATCACCAACAACAAACCCTTCCAAATTACTAATTCTCCCAACATAAACATGACCACCAACAACAAGCCCTTCCACATTTCATCCTGCAGTAAGAAGGATAACGCGGATGCAAATTCTGTATTGAAGAAGGATGCACCAAAGAACTCTACATTGACCAGTGAGAAGGAGTTGCAGTTGTCCGTTTCTTCTGCTTTTGAGCCAATTTTCTCAGCTGTTAAATGG GTGTTTTCATCTCTGACTAAATTGGTTTCACCCTATACAAGTACATCCAAATTCAATGTTAAGCATGACCAGTTATTGTCCGAGCACACTGGAAAGGAGATTGTCGGGGTTGTTCAGCATGTGGTTCGTGATCATGACGGATTACTGGAAATGACTGTACTATGTGAACATGGTTTATTGAAGAATCTTAAAATCAGTAGCTCTGACGTTGTCAATCAGACCTTATTCAATGAGGAGGAGAACGAGAAAATGTGGAGGATTTAA